A single genomic interval of Phocoena sinus isolate mPhoSin1 chromosome 15, mPhoSin1.pri, whole genome shotgun sequence harbors:
- the REM1 gene encoding GTP-binding protein REM 1: protein MTLNTQQEAKTPLRRRASTPLPLSTRGQQPGLLGTAPSTQSQHPRLGQSASLNTPTRQPSSAPSGWSSESSDSEGSWEALYRVVLLGDPGVGKTSLANLFAGKQERDLHEQLGVAEDVYERTLTVDGEDTTLLVMDTWEAEKLDESWSQESCLQVGSAYVIVYSIADRGSFESASELRIQLRRTYQADHVPIILVGNKADLARCREVSVEEGRACAVVFDCKFIETSATLQHNVAELFEGVVRQLRLRRRNCAGREPPAPRRRASLGQRARHFLARLTARSARRRALKARSKSCHNLAVL from the exons ATGACACTAAATACTCAGCAAGAGGCAAAGACCCCCCTGCGTCGCCGAGCCAGTACTCCACTGCCCCTGTCCACCCGGGGCCAGCAGCCTGGCCTCCTGGGCACAGCACCTTCTACACAGTCCCAGCATCCCCGACTGGGCCAATCAGCCTCCCTCAACACCCCCACCCGGCAACCTtcatctgcccccagtgggtggtCCTCTGAATCCAGCGACTCTGAAGGCTCCTGGGAGGCCCTCTACCGTGTGGTACTGCTTGGAGATCCTGGTGTAGGGAAGACCAGCCTGGCCAACCTCTTTGCAGGAAAACAAGAGCGGGATCTCCATGAACAGCTGGGAG TTGCAGAAGATGTGTACGAGAGGACCCTCACGGTGGATGGAGAGGATACCACACTGCTGGTCATGGACACCTGGGAGGCTGAGAAACTG GATGAAAGCTGGAGCCAGGAGTCGTGCCTGCAGGTGGGCAGCGCCTACGTTATCGTGTACTCCATCGCAGACAGGGGCAGCTTCGAGAGTGCCTCTGAGCTCCGCATTCAGCTGCGGCGCACATATCAGGCGGACCACGTGCCCATCATCCTGGTGGGCAACAAGGCGGACCTGGCACGCTGCCGGGAAGTCTCCGTGGAAG AGGGCCGCGCCTGCGCTGTGGTGTTCGACTGCAAATTCATCGAGACGTCAGCCACGCTGCAGCACAACGTGGCGGAGCTCTTCGAAGGCGTAGTGCGCCAACTGCGCTTGCGCCGCAGGAACTGCGCGGGCCGGGAGCCACCGGCCCCCCGACGGCGGGCAAGCCTAGGCCAGCGGGCTCGACACTTCCTGGCACGCTTAACTGCCCGCAGCGCCCGCCGCCGGGCACTCAAGGCCCGCTCCAAGTCCTGCCACAACCTGGCCGTGCTCTGA
- the DEFB124 gene encoding beta-defensin 124, producing MTQLLLLFVAFLVLVHVPPGRSEFKRCWKGHGACRPYRTKYETYMHLCPDASLCCLPYGLKPLASKPENV from the exons ATGACACAGCTGCTTCTGCTTTTTGTGGCTTTCCTGGTCCTGGTTCATGTGCCACCAG GGAGAAGTGAATTCAAACGGTGCTGGAAGGGCCACGGGGCCTGCCGGCCTTACCGCACGAAGTACGAAACCTACATGCACCTGTGCCCAGATGCCTCCCTGTGCTGTCTCCCCTATGGACTTAAGCCTCTGGCCTCCAAGCCTGAAAATGTTTAG